A genomic stretch from Anoplopoma fimbria isolate UVic2021 breed Golden Eagle Sablefish chromosome 8, Afim_UVic_2022, whole genome shotgun sequence includes:
- the LOC129094728 gene encoding protein ANKUB1-like, with protein sequence MRVFICFESSCESIAVTSDQTVGATKQMLKDNFLVQLSDDKQQQYLELSYGGAVLQDSWALCDVGITSGSTIRCLIKSERRPVVCVFNAVTGETLPIMGSEAFLHMSVASLKTVVSMQSGLPVSTFRLSTPAGVQLYDCNQLQDYAIEEGSTLRLDTWDGWVQFLQGCLLGHRLTVQSHLSEKKPVMRFQLQVALYIAAALGHLDLAGWLLERGMHADKPVGVHPYRQWCHQTSHPDTGKCPIHIAAENSQLLILKLFITRNLSTLACLDPEGRDPLKVAIQHGRRDCVRYLANKLCSVVSLSNISLSMRIYLQIKRWVRLGQNRAASNRCQYGSAAFKARVGDTLLVDGFNQPNMSSRSRKAVTKPSRAIKTKAVKPLPPICNLLSVSHLPSLQSVSTGDFKEMQKKHNIMSK encoded by the exons ATGAGGGTCTTTATCTGCTTCGAGAGCTCCTGTGAGTCTATTGCTGTCACCTCAGATCAGACTGTCGGGGCCACGAAGCAGATGCTGAAG GATAACTTTCTGGTGCAACTCTCAGatgacaaacagcagcagtaccTGGAGCTGAGCTACGGTGGTGCAGTGCTGCAGGACAGCTGGGCTCTGTGCGACGTGGGCATCACAAGTGGCAGTACCATCCGATGCCTGATAAAg AGTGAACGAAggcctgtggtgtgtgtgttcaatgcGGTGACAGGAGAAACATTACCAATCATGGGAAGTGAGGCTTTTCTGCACATGTCCGTTGCTAGTTTGAAAACTGTGGTGTCCATGCAAAGTGGCCTCCCTGTCAGCACCTTCAGACTGAGCACACCTGCTGGTGTGCAGCTCTATGACTGCAACCAACTCCAAGACTACGCCATTGAGGAGG gcaGTACTCTCCGTTTGGACACGTGGGATGGATGGGTTCAGTTCCTCCAGGGTTGCCTGCTGGGCCACAGATTGACGGTCCAGAGCCACctctcagaaaaaaagccaGTAATGAG GTTTCAGCTGCAGGTAGCACTCTATATTGCTGCTGCTTTAGGCCACCTGGAtctggctggctggctgctgGAGAGGGGGATGCATGCTGACAAACCAGTGGGGGTCCATCCGTACCGCCAGTGGTGCCACCAAACCTCCCACCCAGACACCGGAAAGTGTCCCATCCACATAGCTGCAGAGAACAGCCAGCTTCTCATACTTAAACTCTTTATCACCAGGAACCTTTCGACTCTGGCTTGTCTGGACCCTGAAGGTCGGGACCCTTTGAAAGTTGCTATTCAGCATGGTCGCAGGGATTGTGTCCGCTACTTAGCCAACAAGCTGTGCTCAGTAGTATCCCTGTCAAACATATCCCTGTCAATGCGCATCTACCTCCAGATAAAACGCTGGGTGAGGTTGGGGCAGAACAGGGCAGCCTCCAATCGATGCCAGTACGGCAGTGCTGCGTTCAAAGCCAGGGTGGGGGATACGTTGCTAGTGGATGGCTTCAACCAACCAAATATGTCGTCCAGATCCAGGAAAGCTGTGACCAAACCAAGCAGAGCTATCAAGACCAAAGCGGTGAAGCCGTTACCTCCCATCTGCAACTTACTTTCAGTATCACACCTCCCCAGCCTGCAGTCTGTGAGCACCGGTGACTTTAAAGAGATGCAGAAAAAGCATAACATTATGTCCAAATAA
- the ppp1r2 gene encoding protein phosphatase inhibitor 2: protein MAALRPIKGILKNKNSGTNVKSLPEEVPGDIPEQDPVLSEDDPQKKSQKWDEMNILATYHPADKDYGLMKIDEPSTPYNRMVGDEDDEGALSDSDGHSGLAADDLASKLVEAEGSEPRFMKEEEEDDEESSEEEEEEMSPEEQAKKTHFQMMRKMHYNEGLNIKLARQLIASELEEDEEDADEEMRDDTEEAKEETEETEETEETEEISVDPPQEADSLDS, encoded by the exons ATGGCAGCTCTCCGGCCGATCAAAGGCATCCTAAAAAACAAGAACAGCGGGACAAACGTCAAATCCCTGCCCGAAGAAGTGCCGGGAGACATCCCTGAACAAGACCCCGTACTCTCGGAAGATGACCCGCA GAAGAAATCACAGAAATGGGATGAGATGAACATCCTGGCCACGTACCATCCGGCTGACAAAGACTATGGTCTGATGAAGATAGATGAACCCAGCACACCTTACAACAG GATGGTGGGGGACGAGGATGATGAAGGGGCGCTGAGTGACTCCGACGGCCACAGTGGACTCGCAGCTGATGACCTGGCATCAAA gCTGGTGGAAGCAGAGGGCTCAGAGCCTCGCTTcatgaaggaagaagaagaagatgatgaagagagcagcgaggaggaggaagaggagatgagtCCTGAAGAACAAG ccaaaaagacacattttcagaTGATGAGGAAGATGCACTACAATGAGGGCCTGAACATCAAGCTGGCCCGCCAGCTCATTGCCAGCGAGCtagaagaagacgaggaggatgCAGACGAAGAGATGAGGGACGACACCGAAGAGGCgaaggaggagacggaggagacggaggagacggaggagacggaggagatcAGCGTTGACCCGCCACAGGAAG CTGATTCTCTCGACTCGTAG